One genomic segment of Hymenobacter psoromatis includes these proteins:
- a CDS encoding outer membrane beta-barrel family protein yields the protein MNYAFQLNSLLLLATLGLPLTMAAQTAPTPSRATVSGTAVDGGAKAEPLPFATVLLRHAEAADTSLVASGQTALDGTFALPQVPAGAYRLRVLALGYQSLAQAVRVVPGQTSVVVGLLKLRAGSQQLGEVQVTGQQAVVQQELGKTIINVEKDLSSVGGTAVNVLENVPAVAVDATGTVSLRGSSNLTILIDGKPAGTSNGGPGPRLDQIPASQIAQIEVMTNPSAKYDASGAGVINIITKKNKKEGWNGQAALVVGTREKYSPSLNLSRHHGKATWNMGYDGNDQLYRTRSNSQQTALLPDGSSLLTGQNGTGLQHNRSHSLNLGLDYTLPKDQTLSVSVQPHWEHQTETDNQLLTQQTAGSPTVTTQQGQELADIKVKVLESSASYRRTWEAHKDRELTANAGAVIIDANLPVSQLLTGGTAPAGFQQQQQVKAQIYFGQVDYTLPSTDGKGKLEAGLKNQVLRNTGSTAMLVPISLDPNAEFVRDDKRSFDYSFVQVMPAAYATYSQQLAHGWSAQGGLRTEATFLNGGLADGRASVNRQYVSLFPSATVAKELAKEPGQSRLQFSYARRLNRPDFMQQLPLQLYQDPRNYRQGNPGLLPEFSHNVELGHQLNLKNGASITSTVFARFTQNAIQRIRTIDTLATRTANVGVVTQETFLNLGSTTNLGLEMTWAQPLTKWWRVSASGSLYRSQIATNAGDAANRSALAGTARLANSFTPHKGLDVQLTGTVRSTVLTAQGRQLPTGGLDLALRQRLFGERAALTLRVSDLLNTQVRRTELTTPELQTSLYNKYETRVAWLGFTWFIGATKAKAGNIDSAPSGGGGFGG from the coding sequence ATGAACTACGCCTTTCAACTTAATTCGCTACTCTTGCTGGCTACCCTGGGCCTGCCCCTGACGATGGCGGCCCAGACGGCCCCTACCCCCTCCCGTGCCACCGTCAGCGGCACCGCCGTGGATGGCGGGGCCAAGGCCGAGCCGCTGCCCTTTGCTACGGTGCTGCTGCGCCACGCTGAAGCTGCCGATACCAGTCTGGTAGCCAGCGGCCAAACGGCGCTGGATGGTACGTTTGCCCTGCCCCAAGTGCCGGCCGGTGCTTACCGGCTGCGGGTACTGGCCCTGGGCTACCAGAGCCTGGCCCAGGCAGTACGGGTAGTGCCCGGCCAAACCAGCGTGGTGGTGGGCCTGCTCAAGCTGCGCGCCGGCAGCCAGCAACTGGGTGAGGTGCAAGTGACGGGCCAGCAGGCCGTGGTGCAGCAGGAGCTGGGCAAAACGATTATCAACGTAGAAAAGGACCTGAGCAGCGTGGGCGGCACGGCCGTGAACGTGCTCGAAAACGTGCCCGCCGTGGCCGTAGACGCCACGGGCACGGTGAGTTTGCGCGGCTCCAGCAACCTGACGATTCTCATTGACGGCAAGCCGGCCGGCACTAGCAACGGCGGGCCGGGCCCGCGCCTGGACCAGATTCCGGCTTCGCAGATTGCGCAGATTGAGGTGATGACCAACCCCTCGGCCAAGTACGACGCCAGCGGGGCGGGCGTCATCAACATCATCACCAAGAAAAATAAAAAAGAGGGCTGGAACGGCCAGGCCGCCCTGGTGGTGGGCACCCGCGAGAAATATTCGCCCAGCCTCAACCTGAGCCGCCACCACGGCAAGGCTACCTGGAATATGGGCTACGACGGTAACGACCAGCTTTACCGCACCCGCTCGAACAGCCAGCAAACGGCGCTGCTGCCCGACGGTAGCAGCCTGCTCACGGGCCAGAACGGCACCGGCCTCCAGCATAACCGCAGCCACAGCCTCAACCTGGGCCTCGACTACACCCTACCCAAGGACCAGACCCTGAGCGTGAGCGTGCAGCCGCACTGGGAGCACCAGACCGAAACCGACAACCAGCTATTGACCCAGCAAACGGCGGGCTCCCCGACCGTGACGACGCAGCAGGGCCAGGAGCTGGCTGATATAAAGGTGAAGGTGTTGGAGAGCTCGGCCAGCTACCGCCGCACTTGGGAAGCCCACAAGGACCGCGAACTGACAGCCAACGCCGGCGCGGTCATCATCGACGCCAACCTACCAGTGAGCCAGCTGCTGACGGGCGGCACGGCGCCGGCCGGCTTTCAGCAGCAGCAGCAGGTGAAGGCCCAGATTTACTTCGGCCAGGTAGACTACACGCTGCCCAGCACCGATGGCAAGGGTAAGTTGGAAGCCGGCCTGAAAAACCAGGTGCTGCGCAACACCGGCAGCACGGCCATGCTGGTGCCCATCAGCCTGGACCCGAACGCCGAGTTTGTGCGCGACGATAAGCGCTCGTTCGACTACAGCTTTGTGCAGGTGATGCCGGCCGCCTACGCCACCTATTCGCAGCAATTGGCCCACGGCTGGAGCGCCCAGGGCGGCCTGCGCACCGAGGCCACCTTCCTCAACGGCGGCCTGGCCGACGGCCGTGCCTCGGTGAACCGGCAGTACGTCAGCCTTTTCCCCTCGGCCACGGTGGCCAAGGAGCTGGCGAAGGAGCCCGGCCAGAGCCGGCTGCAATTCAGCTACGCCCGGCGGCTGAACCGGCCCGACTTTATGCAGCAGCTGCCCTTGCAGCTCTACCAGGACCCGCGCAACTACCGCCAGGGCAATCCCGGCCTGCTGCCCGAGTTTAGCCACAATGTGGAGCTGGGTCACCAGCTGAATCTGAAGAACGGGGCCAGCATCACGAGCACGGTTTTCGCCCGTTTCACGCAGAACGCTATTCAGCGCATCCGCACCATTGATACCCTGGCTACCCGCACTGCCAACGTGGGGGTAGTAACTCAGGAAACCTTCCTGAACCTGGGCAGCACTACCAACCTGGGCCTCGAAATGACCTGGGCTCAGCCCCTGACGAAGTGGTGGCGCGTGTCGGCCAGCGGCTCGCTCTACCGCTCGCAAATCGCCACCAACGCCGGCGATGCCGCCAACCGCTCGGCCCTGGCCGGCACCGCCCGCCTGGCCAACTCTTTCACGCCCCATAAGGGCCTCGATGTGCAGCTCACCGGCACCGTGCGCTCCACGGTGCTCACGGCCCAGGGCCGGCAGCTGCCCACCGGCGGCCTCGACCTGGCCCTGCGCCAGCGCCTATTCGGCGAGCGCGCCGCCCTCACGCTGCGCGTTTCGGACCTGCTCAACACCCAGGTGCGCCGCACTGAGCTGACCACCCCCGAGCTGCAAACCTCGCTCTATAACAAGTACGAAACGCGCGTGGCCTGGCTGGGCTTCACCTGGTTCATCGGGGCCACCAAAGCCAAGGCTGGCAACATCGACTCGGCCCCGAGCGGTGGCGGCGGGTTTGGGGGGTAG
- a CDS encoding glycoside hydrolase family 53 protein, whose amino-acid sequence MIKRFFCAALLLGAASLGAPAASAQSFAKGADVGWLQQMEATGYVFHNEQGQAQDCLAILKAQGINSIRLRVFVNPSADKASGHCSPAEVTAMAKRAADQGFRVMIDFHYSDTWADPGKQAKPAAWASHSFPQLLTDVYDHTFSTMTMLKAAGVTPEWVQVGNEIPGGILWPEGSAKNFAQLAQLINKGYEAVKAVSPTSKVIVHLDRGNNNEMYRWFFDNLTKDGGKFDVIGMSYYPFWLKQDYTASIASLRANLLDMVARYPGKEVVVAEVGNDYTKVQNTYDMLVATQQAVRAVPQGKGLGVFYWEPEGAKSWSGYQLNAWTDDGKPSPALKAFRDGAVAPAKKAK is encoded by the coding sequence ATGATAAAACGCTTTTTTTGCGCGGCCCTCTTGCTGGGTGCCGCTAGCTTAGGGGCCCCGGCGGCCTCGGCCCAAAGCTTTGCCAAGGGTGCCGACGTGGGCTGGCTCCAGCAGATGGAAGCCACGGGCTACGTGTTCCACAACGAGCAGGGCCAGGCCCAGGACTGCCTGGCGATTCTCAAGGCCCAGGGCATCAATTCCATCCGGCTGCGGGTGTTCGTTAACCCCTCCGCCGATAAAGCCAGCGGTCACTGCAGCCCCGCCGAAGTGACGGCGATGGCCAAACGCGCCGCCGACCAGGGCTTCCGGGTCATGATTGACTTTCACTACAGTGATACCTGGGCCGACCCCGGCAAGCAGGCCAAGCCCGCCGCCTGGGCCAGCCACTCCTTCCCGCAGCTGCTGACCGATGTGTACGACCACACCTTCAGCACGATGACGATGCTGAAAGCCGCCGGCGTCACGCCCGAGTGGGTGCAGGTGGGCAATGAAATTCCGGGCGGGATACTCTGGCCCGAGGGCAGCGCCAAAAACTTCGCGCAGCTCGCCCAGCTCATCAACAAGGGCTACGAGGCGGTGAAGGCCGTGAGCCCCACCTCCAAAGTAATTGTGCATCTCGACCGCGGCAACAACAATGAGATGTACCGCTGGTTTTTTGACAACCTCACCAAAGACGGCGGCAAGTTCGACGTCATCGGCATGTCATATTATCCCTTCTGGCTCAAGCAGGACTACACGGCCTCCATCGCCAGCCTGCGCGCCAACCTGCTCGATATGGTGGCCCGCTACCCCGGCAAGGAAGTAGTGGTGGCCGAAGTGGGCAACGACTACACAAAAGTGCAAAACACCTACGATATGCTGGTGGCCACCCAGCAAGCCGTGCGCGCCGTGCCGCAAGGCAAGGGCTTAGGCGTATTTTACTGGGAGCCCGAGGGCGCCAAAAGCTGGAGCGGCTACCAGCTCAACGCTTGGACCGACGATGGCAAGCCCTCGCCCGCGCTCAAAGCCTTCCGGGATGGCGCGGTAGCACCCGCCAAAAAAGCCAAGTAA
- a CDS encoding TonB-dependent receptor family protein, with protein MRLLTRLTFSLAAASLPLAALAQNQPTTQSLDEVRVLGLKSKNGLGNLGEVGGAVIYAGKKTEVLVLDSLDANTAQNNPRQILGRIPGMNFSETEGAGFPSNGVGLRGLNPVQSVEMNVRQNGYNITADIYGYPETYYQPALEAVERIEVVRGAASLQFGPQFGGVINYVMRQGPTDKPLEFTLRQTGGSFGLANTFVSIGGQVGKLNYYAYGQYRRQEGWRPNSAVSQVTAYAGLRYQATDKLKIGLEYSLLRNKIQMSGGLTDSLFNANARQSTRARNWLTSPWNVLTATLDYRISDKSLLTFKSAGTLSSRSLVWRNEDGGPAIPDTIDRATRQYVPREVEHEYFHSLTNELRLRTDYQLFGLDNTLAVGARYFVGSMHRQEGGPGSTGSDFDLGLYGGDFENDLVFNTQNFAPFVETVLRFGSRFSLTPGFRFEYLRNTAQGYQTVDSGDIITTNEVRNRTFALGGVGAQLNATGSTSFYANFSQAYRPVDYSSLTPFGVTSRIDPNLHDSKGYNADLGYRGTVQEWLNFDVGVFLLRYNQRIGLVSAVDPVTGNGYQIRTNVADSEHKGVESYVEISPLKALAPNSKHRLSAFNSYAYVNARYVTGEFSGNQVEYAPNNIDRVGLTYGYGPFSVTGQYSYTSHSFGDANNTKYRANFTPDEANAYAIVGEVPAYHVWDVSATYHFRQFDLKGGVNNLTDSRYFTRRTDEYPGPGIIPAIGRSFYATLVAKF; from the coding sequence ATGCGCCTGCTTACTCGCCTCACTTTTTCCCTAGCCGCCGCCAGTTTGCCGCTGGCGGCGCTGGCCCAAAACCAACCCACCACGCAAAGCCTCGATGAGGTACGTGTCCTGGGCCTAAAATCCAAAAATGGCCTCGGCAACCTGGGCGAGGTTGGCGGGGCCGTCATTTATGCCGGCAAGAAAACGGAGGTGCTGGTGCTCGACTCGCTCGACGCCAACACGGCCCAAAACAACCCGCGCCAGATTCTGGGCCGCATTCCGGGCATGAACTTCTCCGAAACGGAGGGCGCGGGCTTCCCCAGCAACGGCGTGGGCCTGCGCGGCCTCAACCCCGTGCAGAGCGTGGAAATGAACGTGCGCCAAAACGGCTACAACATCACGGCCGACATCTACGGCTACCCCGAAACCTACTACCAGCCCGCCCTGGAGGCCGTGGAGCGCATTGAGGTGGTGCGCGGGGCGGCCTCGCTGCAATTCGGGCCGCAGTTTGGCGGCGTCATCAACTACGTAATGCGCCAGGGGCCCACCGATAAGCCGCTGGAGTTTACGCTGCGCCAAACGGGCGGCTCGTTTGGGCTGGCCAACACGTTTGTGAGCATCGGCGGGCAGGTGGGCAAGCTCAATTACTACGCCTACGGCCAGTATCGGCGGCAGGAGGGCTGGCGGCCCAACTCGGCCGTGAGCCAGGTAACGGCCTACGCCGGCCTGCGCTACCAGGCTACCGATAAGCTCAAAATCGGCCTCGAATACTCGCTGCTGCGCAACAAGATTCAGATGTCGGGCGGCCTCACCGACTCGCTCTTCAACGCCAATGCGCGCCAGAGCACGCGGGCCCGCAACTGGCTCACCAGCCCCTGGAACGTACTCACGGCTACCCTCGACTACCGAATTTCCGACAAAAGCCTGCTTACATTTAAGAGCGCCGGCACGCTGAGCAGCCGCTCGCTGGTGTGGCGCAACGAGGACGGCGGCCCTGCCATTCCCGATACCATCGACCGGGCTACGCGCCAGTACGTGCCCCGCGAGGTAGAGCACGAGTATTTTCACAGCCTCACCAACGAGCTGCGCCTGCGCACTGACTACCAGTTGTTTGGCCTTGACAACACGCTGGCCGTGGGGGCGCGCTACTTCGTGGGCAGCATGCACCGGCAGGAGGGCGGCCCCGGCTCCACGGGCTCCGACTTCGACCTGGGCCTCTACGGTGGTGATTTTGAGAATGATTTAGTTTTTAATACTCAGAACTTCGCGCCCTTCGTGGAGACGGTGCTGCGCTTTGGCTCGCGGTTTTCGCTCACGCCGGGCTTTCGGTTTGAGTACCTGCGCAATACCGCCCAGGGCTACCAAACGGTAGATAGCGGCGATATCATCACCACCAACGAGGTTCGGAACCGCACCTTCGCCCTGGGGGGGGTAGGGGCCCAGCTGAACGCCACCGGCAGCACGAGCTTCTACGCCAATTTTTCGCAGGCCTACCGGCCGGTCGATTATTCGTCGCTCACGCCCTTCGGCGTCACCTCGCGCATCGACCCCAATCTGCACGACAGCAAGGGCTACAATGCCGACCTGGGCTACCGCGGCACGGTGCAGGAGTGGCTGAACTTCGACGTGGGTGTGTTTTTGCTGCGCTACAACCAGCGCATCGGCTTGGTGTCGGCCGTTGACCCGGTGACGGGCAACGGCTACCAGATTCGCACCAACGTGGCCGACTCGGAGCACAAAGGCGTGGAGAGCTACGTCGAAATCAGCCCGCTTAAAGCGCTGGCTCCCAACTCCAAGCACCGGCTCAGCGCGTTCAATTCCTACGCCTACGTGAACGCCAGGTACGTGACCGGCGAGTTTAGCGGCAACCAGGTAGAGTACGCCCCCAACAACATCGACCGCGTGGGCCTCACCTACGGCTACGGGCCGTTCTCGGTCACGGGCCAGTATAGCTACACCAGCCACTCGTTTGGCGACGCCAACAATACGAAGTACCGCGCCAACTTCACCCCCGACGAGGCCAACGCCTACGCCATTGTGGGCGAGGTGCCCGCCTACCACGTCTGGGACGTGTCGGCCACCTACCACTTTCGGCAGTTTGACCTGAAGGGCGGCGTGAATAACCTGACCGACAGCCGCTACTTCACCCGCCGCACCGACGAGTATCCGGGGCCGGGCATTATTCCGGCCATCGGGCGCAGCTTTTATGCCACGCTGGTAGCGAAGTTTTGA
- a CDS encoding imelysin family protein — translation MSTSIKLTAAALLLLATACGKDIIEPQNATTGYSGYNATALLANEANTVILSNYQDVDTQAAALQAAIQAFAAAPTAATLDAARAAYRAARAPWESTEAFAFGPVSTQLLDDRIDTWPLNETDLAALLAGPTPLTTTYLRTLDGGLQGYHPIEFLLFGTNNDKPLGAFTARELEFLNASGQNLHQGTGQLLTAWQATGGRYANTLATAGPGNATYASQKAALQDLLGGMQDAIDELGNSKIERPVASGSPQYVEARYSDNSKAEFLKNVQGVESIYLGRYGANGPGNGIGLSDLVKQRNPNADTKLKAQFVAAENAIQAIPGTFDQAITQNTQAVRNAQAAVRACQVLIDGAVATAVNGL, via the coding sequence ATGTCTACTAGTATCAAGCTCACTGCCGCCGCGCTCCTGCTCCTCGCCACCGCGTGCGGCAAAGACATTATTGAGCCGCAGAACGCTACTACCGGCTACTCGGGCTACAACGCGACCGCCCTGCTGGCCAACGAGGCCAATACCGTCATTCTGAGCAATTACCAGGATGTTGATACCCAGGCCGCCGCGCTACAAGCGGCCATCCAGGCGTTTGCAGCCGCGCCCACCGCTGCTACCCTCGACGCGGCCCGCGCCGCCTACCGCGCCGCCCGCGCGCCCTGGGAATCCACCGAGGCCTTCGCGTTTGGCCCCGTGAGCACCCAGCTGCTCGACGACCGCATCGACACCTGGCCCCTCAACGAAACCGACCTGGCCGCCTTGCTGGCCGGCCCTACCCCCCTCACCACCACCTACCTGCGCACGCTCGATGGCGGGCTGCAAGGCTACCATCCCATTGAGTTTCTGCTGTTTGGTACAAACAACGATAAGCCGCTGGGCGCCTTCACGGCCCGCGAGCTGGAGTTTCTGAATGCTTCGGGCCAAAACCTGCACCAGGGCACGGGCCAGCTGCTCACGGCCTGGCAGGCCACGGGCGGCCGCTACGCCAATACCCTGGCCACGGCCGGCCCCGGCAATGCCACCTACGCCAGCCAGAAAGCCGCCCTGCAAGACCTGCTCGGCGGCATGCAGGATGCCATTGATGAGCTGGGCAACAGCAAGATAGAGCGGCCCGTCGCCAGTGGCAGCCCGCAGTACGTGGAAGCCCGCTACAGCGACAATTCTAAGGCGGAATTCCTGAAAAACGTGCAGGGCGTGGAGAGCATCTACCTGGGGCGCTACGGGGCCAACGGCCCCGGCAACGGCATCGGCCTCAGCGACTTGGTGAAGCAGCGCAACCCCAACGCCGATACCAAGCTGAAGGCGCAGTTTGTGGCGGCTGAGAATGCCATCCAGGCCATTCCGGGCACTTTCGACCAGGCCATTACCCAAAATACCCAGGCCGTGCGCAACGCCCAGGCCGCCGTGCGCGCCTGCCAGGTGCTCATCGACGGGGCCGTGGCCACGGCCGTGAACGGTTTGTAA
- a CDS encoding di-heme oxidoredictase family protein, which yields MKIATHLLAAACLVGLAACATSAGDAVAPSTSTDDVAAGGTQTVSIAGSTAFGSPFPSLTGTNLQKHKDGDADFERHFVTADGLGPLFINPNCTACHVNDGRGAVPIDDPSSVQMLFRLSQAGQDAHGGPLPVAGFGDQLQTRGIVGTTPEGSLSISYVEAIKKLADGTSMSLRQPSYAVATPYMAMPAGLLLSARVAPPVVGLGLLEAVNEVDIVANADENDANGDGISGRPNYVWDVASQTTVLGRFGWKANQPTIRQQVGAAYNGDMGITTSLFPLEPAAGQSQAGNQPPAAGTSFDLPDTEFESVAFYVRTLAVPARRNVKDAQVLAGKTLFVSAKCASCHLPVLRTSATPGLPAETANQTIAPYTDLLLHDMGPALADNRPDFRATGQEWRTPPLWGLGLSEVVNGHSSFLHDGRARGVLEAIMWHGGEAQQSADAVSQMSAPDRAALLAFMKSL from the coding sequence ATGAAAATAGCTACTCATTTGCTTGCCGCCGCTTGCCTGGTGGGGCTGGCCGCTTGCGCTACTTCGGCGGGCGATGCCGTGGCACCCAGCACTTCCACCGATGATGTGGCCGCCGGGGGCACCCAAACCGTGAGCATCGCCGGTAGTACGGCCTTCGGCTCGCCGTTTCCGAGCCTGACGGGGACCAACCTGCAAAAGCACAAGGACGGCGACGCCGATTTTGAGCGCCACTTCGTGACGGCCGACGGGCTGGGGCCGCTTTTCATCAACCCCAACTGCACGGCTTGCCACGTCAACGACGGGCGCGGCGCAGTGCCCATCGACGACCCCAGCAGCGTGCAAATGCTGTTTCGGCTCAGCCAGGCCGGCCAGGATGCGCACGGCGGGCCGCTGCCAGTGGCCGGCTTTGGCGACCAGCTTCAGACGCGCGGCATCGTTGGCACCACGCCCGAGGGTAGCCTGAGCATCAGCTACGTAGAGGCTATTAAAAAGCTGGCCGACGGCACCAGCATGAGCCTGCGCCAGCCCAGCTACGCCGTGGCCACACCCTACATGGCTATGCCTGCGGGCCTGCTGCTGTCGGCCAGGGTAGCCCCGCCGGTAGTTGGCCTGGGCTTGCTGGAGGCTGTGAACGAGGTCGATATCGTGGCCAACGCCGATGAGAACGACGCCAACGGCGACGGCATTTCGGGCCGGCCCAACTACGTGTGGGACGTGGCCAGCCAAACGACCGTGCTCGGCCGCTTTGGCTGGAAGGCCAACCAGCCTACCATTCGCCAGCAAGTGGGGGCTGCTTACAATGGTGATATGGGCATCACCACCAGCCTCTTCCCGCTGGAGCCCGCCGCCGGCCAGAGCCAGGCCGGCAACCAGCCGCCCGCGGCCGGAACCTCCTTCGACCTGCCCGATACCGAGTTTGAGAGCGTGGCCTTCTACGTGCGAACCCTGGCCGTGCCCGCCCGCCGCAACGTAAAAGATGCCCAGGTGCTGGCCGGCAAAACCTTGTTTGTGAGCGCTAAGTGCGCGAGCTGCCACCTGCCCGTGCTGCGTACCAGCGCTACCCCCGGCCTGCCCGCCGAAACTGCCAACCAAACCATCGCGCCCTACACCGACCTCTTGCTGCACGACATGGGCCCCGCCCTGGCCGACAATCGGCCCGACTTCAGGGCCACCGGCCAGGAGTGGCGCACCCCGCCGCTGTGGGGCCTGGGCCTGAGCGAAGTCGTGAACGGCCACAGCTCCTTTTTGCACGATGGCCGCGCCCGCGGTGTGCTCGAAGCTATTATGTGGCACGGCGGCGAAGCCCAGCAGTCGGCCGACGCCGTGAGCCAGATGAGCGCCCCCGACCGCGCCGCCCTGCTGGCGTTTATGAAGTCGCTGTAA
- a CDS encoding tetratricopeptide repeat protein, which translates to MENAATDWLSRAEQLRALNRPAQAAQLARERLAQEPNDPDAHLLLAQSLFDQGEIPDARQAAETAVGLAPDRAYAHFILGLAWLELSQQCLPDALACVREAIRLGPVQAQFYAIESSILYQQNQLVPALAAADAGLALDATHADCLLQRAICLAELTRDAEAQATYTQLLWVDPANPKAHNNLALLLLHQNRDAEALAHYREALRLDPDFALARVGVVEVLLRRYATYRLERRLMKWLMARLALAEVGRGYPAGRRPWQTWLLLLFFPVSSALQLPAQLQLRRDPAARPYLTAHHDRALVSQYGMLVGLGVLVAAWLVPAGRPAVGLLAALALALPLYDLGRALAAFALRSAFQLFIYPVSMLLLLALDAGIKFDSPGHLHDGYGRLLLAGMGLLSIAHAFQRTGAR; encoded by the coding sequence ATGGAGAATGCCGCTACCGACTGGCTGAGCCGCGCCGAGCAGCTGCGGGCCCTGAACCGCCCCGCGCAAGCTGCCCAGCTGGCGCGGGAGCGCCTAGCTCAGGAGCCCAATGACCCGGATGCCCACCTGCTACTGGCCCAAAGCCTGTTTGACCAGGGGGAGATACCCGACGCCCGCCAGGCGGCCGAAACGGCCGTGGGCCTGGCCCCCGACCGGGCGTATGCCCACTTCATCCTCGGCCTGGCCTGGCTCGAACTCAGCCAGCAATGCCTGCCCGACGCGCTGGCGTGCGTGCGCGAAGCCATCCGCCTCGGCCCGGTGCAGGCCCAGTTCTACGCCATTGAGAGCAGCATCTTATACCAGCAGAATCAACTGGTGCCAGCCCTGGCGGCCGCCGATGCCGGGCTGGCCCTCGACGCTACCCACGCCGACTGCCTCCTGCAACGGGCCATTTGCCTGGCTGAGCTGACCCGCGACGCGGAAGCCCAGGCCACTTATACGCAACTGCTGTGGGTAGACCCGGCCAATCCTAAAGCGCACAATAACTTAGCCCTGCTGCTGCTCCACCAAAACCGCGACGCGGAAGCCCTAGCCCACTACCGTGAGGCGCTACGCCTTGACCCCGACTTCGCGTTGGCTCGCGTGGGCGTGGTTGAGGTGCTGCTGCGCCGCTACGCGACCTACCGCCTGGAGCGCCGCCTGATGAAGTGGCTGATGGCCCGCTTAGCGCTGGCAGAGGTGGGGCGGGGCTACCCGGCCGGCCGCCGGCCCTGGCAGACCTGGCTTTTGCTGCTGTTTTTTCCGGTATCGAGTGCGCTCCAGCTACCCGCCCAATTGCAGCTGCGCCGCGACCCGGCCGCCCGGCCCTACCTCACGGCCCACCACGACCGGGCGCTCGTATCGCAGTACGGGATGCTGGTGGGCCTGGGCGTGCTGGTAGCGGCCTGGCTGGTACCGGCCGGCCGGCCGGCCGTGGGCCTGCTGGCGGCCCTGGCCCTGGCGCTACCGCTCTACGACCTGGGGCGCGCGCTGGCCGCCTTCGCGCTTCGGTCGGCCTTCCAGTTATTCATTTATCCGGTGTCTATGCTGCTCTTGCTGGCCCTGGATGCCGGCATAAAGTTTGACTCGCCGGGCCACCTGCACGACGGCTACGGCCGGTTGCTACTGGCGGGCATGGGCCTGCTGAGCATCGCGCATGCCTTCCAGCGCACGGGTGCTCGCTGA
- a CDS encoding SDR family oxidoreductase, which translates to MKIVLTGATGYIGQRLLPVLAAAGHQVVCLVRDARRFALPDTLPASQHPLVQVVEADLLKPDTLAALPPDIDAAYYLVHSMSGEGSANFFQLEQASAQHFTDYLDRTTARQVIYLSGIANDHDLSVHLRSRSAVEDVLGHATHAQLTVLRASIIIGSGSASFEIIRDIVEKLPVMVTPRWLNSRCQPLGIRDVMFYLEAVLDNPACLGQRFDLGGPDVLTYKQMLMGLAAVRGYRRWIVTVPVLTPRLSSWWLYLVTSTSFSLAQSLVESLKNDTVVDPARSIERVVPHRCMSYREALALAFRRIEQNEVVSSWSDAMSSGTLRPDYMNAIQIPKNGMFFDRQRRSFTRPVAEVLDNIWRIGGDRGWYKTDWLWRIRGIMDKLVGGVGLRRGRRSPNHLRAGDPLDFWRVLVADSAARRLLLYAEMKLPGEAWLQFRIVDNPDGSHTLEQLAAYRPEGLLGRLYWYSVLPFHGIIFKGMVENLINYGR; encoded by the coding sequence ATGAAAATAGTACTCACCGGGGCCACCGGCTACATTGGCCAACGCCTGCTGCCGGTACTGGCTGCCGCCGGGCACCAAGTAGTGTGCCTGGTGCGCGATGCCCGCCGCTTTGCCCTCCCCGACACGCTGCCCGCCAGCCAGCACCCGCTGGTGCAGGTGGTGGAGGCCGACCTGTTGAAGCCCGACACCCTGGCCGCCCTACCCCCCGATATTGACGCGGCCTACTACTTGGTGCACTCCATGAGCGGCGAGGGTAGTGCGAACTTCTTTCAGCTGGAACAGGCTTCGGCGCAGCACTTTACCGACTACCTCGACCGCACTACGGCGCGGCAGGTCATCTACCTCTCGGGCATCGCCAACGACCACGACCTGAGCGTACACCTGCGCTCGCGCAGCGCCGTGGAAGACGTGCTGGGCCACGCCACCCACGCGCAGCTCACGGTGCTGCGGGCCAGCATTATCATTGGCTCGGGGTCGGCGTCGTTCGAGATAATCCGCGACATTGTGGAGAAGCTGCCGGTGATGGTGACGCCGCGCTGGCTCAACTCGCGCTGCCAGCCGCTGGGCATCCGCGACGTGATGTTTTACCTCGAAGCCGTGCTCGACAACCCCGCCTGCCTGGGCCAGCGCTTCGACCTGGGCGGACCTGATGTGCTGACGTACAAGCAGATGCTGATGGGCCTGGCCGCCGTGCGCGGCTACCGGCGCTGGATAGTGACGGTGCCCGTGCTCACGCCCCGGCTCTCATCATGGTGGCTGTATTTGGTTACGAGCACCTCGTTTTCGCTGGCCCAAAGCCTGGTCGAGAGTCTCAAAAATGACACTGTGGTGGACCCCGCCCGCAGCATCGAGCGGGTGGTGCCGCACCGCTGCATGAGCTACCGCGAGGCGCTGGCGCTGGCCTTCCGGCGCATCGAGCAAAACGAGGTGGTGAGCAGCTGGAGCGATGCTATGAGCAGCGGCACCCTGCGCCCCGACTATATGAACGCCATTCAGATTCCCAAAAACGGGATGTTCTTCGACCGGCAGCGGCGCAGCTTCACGCGGCCGGTGGCCGAGGTGCTGGACAATATCTGGCGCATTGGCGGCGACCGCGGCTGGTACAAAACCGACTGGCTCTGGCGCATCCGCGGCATCATGGACAAGCTGGTGGGGGGGGTAGGGCTGCGCCGCGGCCGGCGCTCGCCCAACCACCTGCGGGCCGGCGACCCGCTCGATTTCTGGCGCGTGCTGGTGGCCGACTCCGCCGCCCGGCGCTTGCTACTTTATGCCGAGATGAAGCTACCCGGCGAGGCGTGGCTGCAATTTCGCATCGTGGACAACCCCGACGGCAGCCACACCCTGGAGCAGTTGGCCGCCTACCGCCCCGAGGGTCTACTGGGCCGGCTGTATTGGTATTCGGTGCTGCCTTTCCACGGCATTATTTTCAAGGGCATGGTGGAGAATCTGATTAACTACGGGCGGTAA